The genomic DNA AAGATCCTGAAGTTGGCCAAGGGCTACCGCGGCGCACGCGGCAAATTGTTCCGCAGCGCCACCGAGGCCGTCGATCGCGCTCTTAATTACGCGTTTCGCGATCGCCGCGTGCGTAAGCGTGATTTCCGCGCTCTTTGGATTGCCAGGATCAATGCCGCTTCGCGCGACAATGGACTGTCTTACAGTCGTCTGGTCCATGGTCTGAAAAAGGCCGAGATCGGGCTGGATCGCAAGATCCTGGCGCAACTCGCGGTGGAAGATCCCAAGGGATTCGCCAAGGTTGTCGATCAGGCCAAAGCCCAATTGCATTAAGTCAGGCCGAAAAAAGAGATGGGGATGTCCTCATCTCTTTTTTTTCAAACCTACGTGTCCCTAGAAAATGGAAGCCGGTGCTTGAGGCTTCCATACTTTTTCCTGGTCGGTGAGTCGGGTCGCCTTATTTGTCGAAGGTGACCCGGGATCGCCTTTCCTGTGGTTGGATGGAGATCATGAAGGAGAAACTTGAGGCTATTGCCGCCGAGGGGCGGCAGGCGCTGCTCACGGCGACCGGCGAGGTCGATCTGCAGCAGGCGCGGGTACGCTACCTCGGCAAGAAGGGCGAGTTGACCGCGCTGATGAAGGGCCTGGGCAGTGTTCCGGCGGATGAGCGCCCTGGCATCGGCGCCTTGCTCAATCAATTCAAGGACGAGTTGGAGGATCTCTTTCAGTCGCGTCTTCACCAGGTGCGCGAGGACGAGATCCGCGTGCGCCTCGAGCGAGAGAGGATCGATGTCACTTTGCCGGGCCGCTCCCGGTTTACCGGCAGCAAGCATCCCATCACCCTGGTGACCGAGGAAATCTGTGCGATCTTTGCCGCCTTGGGTTTCGGCGTCGCCGAAGGCCCCGAAGTGGAAAAGGACTTTTACAATTTCGAAGCGCTTAATTTCCCCAAGGATCACCCCGCACGCGACATGCAGGACACCTTCTTCGTATCCGA from Geoalkalibacter sp. includes the following:
- the rplT gene encoding 50S ribosomal protein L20 encodes the protein MPRVKRGFKARRRRNKILKLAKGYRGARGKLFRSATEAVDRALNYAFRDRRVRKRDFRALWIARINAASRDNGLSYSRLVHGLKKAEIGLDRKILAQLAVEDPKGFAKVVDQAKAQLH